The sequence TGTTTTGTCTTGATTATATGCCTGTCTTTTCTTTTCTCATATACTATTACCTGCTTTTTTATTTTTAGTTGGATTAATCAATGTGCTATTACCTATACACTTTAAAATATCCTCATTTAATTCTTCATTTTCAATTACTTCTTTTCAATCAGAATCATTTTTCCATTCAGATGAAGGATTTTGAGGAAAAATATGTTCTAATTCTAAATTGCTATCTAAATTAACACCATGAGGAATAATATTATCACAATATTTTGTTTGAATATATTTTAATCTGTAACTTTCAAATGCATTTTTTCAGAGTAAATTCGCAAAGTCAGCTATTTCTAATGATTCTTTGACTATAAATGGTTTTGATTCCAAATTAATACTTTTTCCTTCAATATTTTTTTCAACAAGCTCATAAATTTCTCGTTCAACATGAGATGGTGATTTTCCTTTTATTATAATTGTTCTAAATAAATAATTTAATAAGATAGTTAAATCTTTATTAGTATTTTCAAATTCTGTGTTTTTTGTAAATTTATAAGGTTTTAAAGACAAAATAAATGGATAAATTTGTTGTATTCTTAAAGTTTTAAAGTCATTTAGCAAGTTAAATGTTTTTTTTGCCGCGCTAAAATTATTTATAATTTCGTCTGAATAAATATTATTTTTATTGATAATAGCCGAATAAAATTTTGCGGCATCATAAAAATCTTGTAATCAATCAGTTAAATTATTATCAATATCATTTATTGCACTTTTATAAAATTTAAATAAATTTTTTATGCTCACAGATTCTTCAGGAAAAATTTCTTTTTGAGGATTTTTACCATATTTTGAAATAAAATAATGTAAAAGAAATTTATCTATATTAGTTCCTAATGGTTCCTCAATTTTTATTGATCAATCACTCGCAAAATTATCTAGTTTTTGCTGATCGACTTCATATTTTTGATAACTCCTAATTAATAAATTTTTCAATAAATCTGCCACTGTTAATTTTAAACCTGTATCATTGATTGATTCAAACAAAACAAATACATCTTCTATTTCATTAATTGTAATTAAAATAATATTTAATTTTTCAAGCAAAATTTGTGTTAAAACTTCTAATTCTTCTTTATTTTTTTCATTTAATCAATTATTAAAAAAAACTTTTGCTTTAGATAATTTAAAATTAGAATATTTATTTTCATTGCTAATTACTGATTTATATATATTCATATCCTTTTCATGTAATTTAATTCTATGTGTTTTTACTCTATTCTTATTTTTTTCATAAATTTTCTGCGGAGGTAAAAATAGAATATTTTCAAACGCTTGTTTAACAAGATGATTTTTATCTTCTTCATCTGCAGTTAAATATATTTTATTATAATAAAAGTCATAAAAAGCAGAAGTTAATATTAAGTATGTAACTATTCTTTGTTGACCATCAACAATATTAATCTCTCCTTTATTATTATCATTATGAAAAATTAATGTTCCCATATAATAAATATCATTTATATCTTTATCAACATTATCTATTAATTCTTGTAATAATTCATCTATATTATCTGTTAATTTGGATCATTGATCCATTCCTCAACTATATTTTCTTTGATATGGTGGAATATTAATAATCTTATAATTAAAATTTTTAAATAACTCACTAAGTGAATATTTTTTTGGGTCATTTAGTTTCATTTCTCTTATCCTCTAATTTCTTTAATCATCCAATTTTAAGACGGCCATAAATGCTTCTTGTGGTACTTCTACTGAACCAATGGCTTTCATTCTTTTTTTACCTTCTTTTTGTTTTTCTAATAATTTTTTCTTACGGGTAATATCTCCCCCATAACATTTAGCTAAAACATTTTTTCGCATCGCTTTAATATCTTCACGAGCAATAATCTTTTGATTAATTGCCGCTTGAATCGGTACTTCAAAGTTCTGACGGGGAATAATTTCTTTTAACTTGCTACATAACGCTTTGCCACGGTGAAACGCAAAGTCACGGTGGACAATTGTTGATAACGCATCGATGATATCCCCATTTAGTAAAATATCCATTTTAACTAATTTATTTGGGCGATATCCTAAAAACTCATAATCAAATGAAGCATAACCTTTACTAATTGATTTTAAGCGATCAAAGAAATCAAAAACAATTTCATTTAATGGCATTTCATAAGTTAAAATCCGACGTGTATCATCAATATATTCTAGGTTAACATAAGTTCCCCGTTTATTTTGACATAATTCCATTAAGGCTCCAATAAAATTATCGGGCGTCATAATTGTTGTTTTAACATATGGTTCTTCAATTCGGGCAATCCGTTGTACTTCTGGTAATTCACTAGGATTATCAATTTTGATCATTTCTTGATTTGTTAAATAAACATGGTAAATTACCGATGGCGCTGTTGCAATTAATTCTAAATTATACTCACGTTCTAATCGTTCTTGAATCACATCCATATGTAATAATCCTAAAAAACCACAGCGAAAACCAAACCCTAATGCTTGTGATGTTTCTGGTTCATAAACTAATGATGCATCTGATAATTGGATTTTTTCTAACGCTTCTTTTAAGTCTTTATAGCGGGCTGAATCAATCGGATAAATTCCACAATAGACCATTGGATTTAATTTTTTATATCCCGCTAATGGCTTAGCAGCCGGATTATCAACTAACGTAATTGTATCTCCAACGTTAACATCCTTAATTGTTTTAATACTTGCCGCTAATCATCCTACTT is a genomic window of Spiroplasma syrphidicola EA-1 containing:
- a CDS encoding DUF262 domain-containing protein, producing MKLNDPKKYSLSELFKNFNYKIINIPPYQRKYSWGMDQWSKLTDNIDELLQELIDNVDKDINDIYYMGTLIFHNDNNKGEINIVDGQQRIVTYLILTSAFYDFYYNKIYLTADEEDKNHLVKQAFENILFLPPQKIYEKNKNRVKTHRIKLHEKDMNIYKSVISNENKYSNFKLSKAKVFFNNWLNEKNKEELEVLTQILLEKLNIILITINEIEDVFVLFESINDTGLKLTVADLLKNLLIRSYQKYEVDQQKLDNFASDWSIKIEEPLGTNIDKFLLHYFISKYGKNPQKEIFPEESVSIKNLFKFYKSAINDIDNNLTDWLQDFYDAAKFYSAIINKNNIYSDEIINNFSAAKKTFNLLNDFKTLRIQQIYPFILSLKPYKFTKNTEFENTNKDLTILLNYLFRTIIIKGKSPSHVEREIYELVEKNIEGKSINLESKPFIVKESLEIADFANLLWKNAFESYRLKYIQTKYCDNIIPHGVNLDSNLELEHIFPQNPSSEWKNDSDWKEVIENEELNEDILKCIGNSTLINPTKNKKAGNSIWEKKRQAYNQDKTWFCFESDETLKSLPIILKPKDIQQRSINIVEYLINNKVFAILENEKEISFDTDKNEFVTK
- the lepA gene encoding translation elongation factor 4; translated protein: MEKSKIRNFCIIAHIDHGKSTLADRILETTGTVEKREMQEQLLDSMALERERGITIKLNSVQLKYHAKDGQDYIFHLIDTPGHVDFTYEVSRSLAACEGAILVVDASQGIEAQTLANVYLAIDNNLEIIPVINKVDLPSADPERVKEQIENLIGIPCDDAPLISAKTGLNIDQVLEAIVNKVPAPLTADDNNPLQALIFDSYYDKYRGVTVSIRIMQGKVKVGDQIKLMNSEAVYHVTELGVKTPKEVKKEELTAGEVGWLAASIKTIKDVNVGDTITLVDNPAAKPLAGYKKLNPMVYCGIYPIDSARYKDLKEALEKIQLSDASLVYEPETSQALGFGFRCGFLGLLHMDVIQERLEREYNLELIATAPSVIYHVYLTNQEMIKIDNPSELPEVQRIARIEEPYVKTTIMTPDNFIGALMELCQNKRGTYVNLEYIDDTRRILTYEMPLNEIVFDFFDRLKSISKGYASFDYEFLGYRPNKLVKMDILLNGDIIDALSTIVHRDFAFHRGKALCSKLKEIIPRQNFEVPIQAAINQKIIAREDIKAMRKNVLAKCYGGDITRKKKLLEKQKEGKKRMKAIGSVEVPQEAFMAVLKLDD